The Hydrogenimonas thermophila genome has a window encoding:
- a CDS encoding glycosyltransferase, with product MYKKEVIFFHPYFSDGGVERTNLTLAKGLIENNYKVTFLTTNFTNHFLKEIEGIGINFVSLGNKSVSRAIFDIKNFLDKKQEKVYFISCQYYVNVISMIVSKIVKNRNNIKFINFERNHLDEFKYKEGIKNKLIPLFVKKLYKNSDVILANSKETANDLQRFIDKKVEYVYNPTINKRLDFLKDENICEEWFLKDNRPFVLGIGRLAIQKDFQTLIKAFKLFNENKNYRLIILGDGELRNKLQEVAINLGIKNDVFMPGFVKNPYKFLIKADLFVLSSLYEGLPNVLIEALYVGSKVLSTNCKSGPKEILLNDDRFLCNVGDVNGMANKMKFLVKNEIKRDFSLERFKYENVIEKFIKVIEQ from the coding sequence ATGTATAAGAAAGAAGTAATATTTTTTCATCCTTATTTTAGTGATGGGGGTGTTGAAAGAACAAATTTAACTTTAGCAAAAGGTTTAATTGAAAATAATTATAAAGTAACATTTTTAACAACAAATTTTACAAATCATTTTTTAAAAGAGATTGAAGGTATTGGAATCAATTTTGTATCTTTAGGAAATAAATCTGTTTCAAGAGCCATTTTTGATATTAAAAATTTTTTAGATAAAAAACAAGAAAAAGTTTATTTTATAAGTTGTCAATATTATGTAAATGTAATAAGTATGATAGTCTCTAAAATAGTAAAAAATAGAAATAATATAAAATTTATAAATTTTGAAAGAAATCATTTAGACGAATTTAAATATAAAGAAGGAATAAAAAATAAATTAATTCCATTATTTGTAAAAAAACTGTATAAAAATTCGGATGTCATTTTAGCGAATTCTAAAGAAACTGCTAATGATTTACAAAGGTTTATAGATAAAAAAGTAGAATATGTATATAATCCTACAATCAATAAGAGATTAGATTTTTTAAAAGATGAAAATATTTGTGAAGAATGGTTTTTAAAAGATAATAGACCCTTTGTTTTAGGAATTGGTAGGTTAGCGATTCAAAAGGATTTTCAAACACTTATAAAAGCATTTAAACTTTTTAATGAAAACAAGAATTATAGACTAATTATTTTAGGTGATGGTGAGTTGAGAAATAAACTTCAAGAAGTGGCAATAAATTTAGGCATAAAAAATGATGTTTTTATGCCAGGTTTTGTAAAAAATCCTTATAAATTTTTAATAAAAGCTGATTTATTTGTATTAAGCTCATTATATGAAGGTCTTCCCAATGTTCTTATAGAGGCATTATATGTAGGTTCTAAAGTATTATCTACTAATTGTAAAAGTGGTCCAAAAGAGATTTTATTAAATGATGATAGATTTTTATGTAATGTTGGAGATGTTAATGGTATGGCAAATAAAATGAAATTTTTAGTTAAAAATGAGATTAAAAGAGATTTTAGTTTAGAAAGATTTAAGTATGAAAATGTAATAGAAAAATTTATTAAGGTTATTGAACAATGA
- a CDS encoding glycosyltransferase, producing the protein MKKIVFWAPYFKKVGTIKATIHSAKSLRKYGNYDIDLIKVYKEWEEYKEECKNFNIIDFKLQKVFPKLPLNDLGYRFSMLFIILFSLPKLINYFNRKKPDVVFSYLQGFTPLLAKSLSHHKFKLIVSIQGLPSFLAKEETIKTYPVYKKIENEIRKFVWKRLYKNADYIITLTENTKINLEKFLDTKNIKYIPNPVINEEEVLKKANEPLKDELFIKNEYILGIGRLSVQKNFATLIKAFKIVSKKFPDLKLIILGEGELKKELERLIDELELINRVILYGFVGNPFNILKNAKIFVLSSLWEDQGHALVEAAYLKIPCVSTKCPSGQEELLSYGEAGYLCNIGDEKNMADKILEALNSNNKEKIELAYKNSLQFSGKSFYENIKGLI; encoded by the coding sequence ATGAAGAAAATAGTTTTTTGGGCACCATATTTTAAGAAAGTAGGAACAATAAAAGCTACAATTCATAGTGCCAAGTCTTTAAGAAAATACGGAAATTATGACATAGATTTAATAAAGGTTTATAAAGAATGGGAAGAATATAAAGAAGAATGTAAAAATTTTAATATTATTGATTTTAAATTACAAAAAGTTTTTCCAAAATTGCCTTTAAATGATTTAGGGTATAGGTTTTCAATGCTATTTATTATATTATTTTCTCTTCCTAAATTAATAAATTATTTTAATAGAAAAAAACCAGATGTTGTATTTTCATATTTACAAGGTTTTACTCCATTATTAGCTAAAAGTTTATCACATCATAAGTTTAAATTGATTGTAAGTATTCAAGGATTACCAAGTTTTTTGGCTAAAGAGGAAACAATAAAAACTTATCCAGTTTATAAAAAAATAGAAAATGAAATAAGAAAATTTGTTTGGAAGAGGTTATATAAAAATGCTGATTATATTATAACTCTTACGGAAAATACTAAAATTAATTTAGAAAAATTTTTAGATACTAAAAATATAAAATATATTCCCAACCCTGTTATTAATGAAGAAGAAGTTTTAAAAAAAGCTAACGAACCACTAAAGGATGAACTTTTTATAAAAAATGAATATATATTGGGAATTGGTAGATTATCTGTTCAAAAAAATTTTGCTACTTTAATAAAAGCCTTTAAAATAGTTAGTAAAAAATTTCCTGATTTAAAATTGATCATTTTAGGAGAAGGAGAATTAAAAAAAGAACTAGAAAGGTTAATTGATGAATTAGAATTAATTAATAGAGTTATTTTATATGGATTTGTTGGTAATCCTTTTAATATTTTAAAAAATGCGAAGATATTTGTACTTAGCTCTTTATGGGAAGATCAAGGTCATGCTTTGGTTGAGGCTGCATATTTAAAAATTCCTTGTGTTTCTACTAAGTGTCCAAGTGGGCAAGAAGAGCTTTTATCTTATGGAGAAGCAGGTTACTTATGTAATATAGGTGATGAAAAAAATATGGCAGATAAAATTTTAGAAGCTTTAAATAGTAATAATAAAGAAAAGATAGAACTAGCTTATAAAAACTCATTGCAGTTTAGTGGTAAAAGCTTTTATGAAAATATAAAGGGTTTGATTTGA